The following proteins come from a genomic window of Acetivibrio cellulolyticus CD2:
- a CDS encoding MarR family winged helix-turn-helix transcriptional regulator, translating into METNKALKEYSLMQQTYATLFSLANKIQIEGDKYFDKLTSRQFMAILAVLHLPEDETTLNNIARKLGTSKQNTNVLMNTIEKKGYVATVPSPRDKRAINVRVTEAGKQVMLECGEKGITFFTDLFRDFSSKELETLWCLLKKLYRFDGEDQSGFEEEIDNLEVTKEEQERALQEFARRRYPSDNQK; encoded by the coding sequence TTGGAAACCAACAAAGCACTCAAAGAATACTCGTTGATGCAGCAGACATATGCAACACTTTTTTCGCTGGCAAACAAAATTCAGATTGAAGGCGACAAATACTTTGATAAGCTGACTTCAAGACAGTTTATGGCAATACTGGCAGTATTACACCTTCCGGAAGACGAGACAACACTCAACAACATTGCAAGAAAGCTTGGAACGTCAAAACAAAATACAAATGTACTGATGAATACCATCGAAAAGAAGGGTTATGTTGCAACAGTGCCAAGCCCGCGCGATAAGCGTGCAATCAATGTTAGAGTGACCGAAGCCGGGAAGCAAGTCATGCTGGAATGCGGGGAAAAAGGAATTACATTTTTTACAGATCTTTTTAGGGATTTTTCGAGCAAAGAATTGGAGACACTTTGGTGCTTGCTGAAAAAACTATATCGTTTTGACGGAGAAGACCAGAGCGGCTTTGAAGAAGAGATTGATAACCTGGAGGTAACAAAGGAAGAACAAGAAAGAGCCTTGCAGGAATTCGCTCGGAGAAGGTACCCTTCCGATAATCAAAAATGA
- a CDS encoding MFS transporter, translating to MFSLKTMILTGIGSGMFHAPNNSTVIGSAPHEHRGVESGTLATMHNIGMVIGVAVSGALFSSSQSEAMNMFASQYVSDSLLKSSVFVYALHITFLAAVIVALIAIVASRKGKSKQRRYGIRK from the coding sequence TTGTTTTCATTAAAAACAATGATATTAACAGGTATAGGGTCAGGAATGTTCCACGCACCAAACAATAGTACGGTTATTGGCAGTGCACCGCATGAACACAGGGGAGTGGAATCAGGAACGCTTGCTACGATGCACAACATCGGAATGGTCATAGGAGTAGCCGTTTCTGGAGCACTGTTTTCTTCAAGTCAGAGTGAAGCCATGAATATGTTTGCTTCGCAGTATGTATCAGATTCTTTGCTGAAAAGTAGTGTGTTTGTATATGCATTGCATATTACCTTTTTAGCTGCAGTAATCGTTGCTTTAATAGCCATAGTAGCCTCTCGTAAGGGGAAAAGTAAACAAAGAAGATATGGTATTAGAAAATAG
- a CDS encoding acyl-CoA thioesterase/bile acid-CoA:amino acid N-acyltransferase family protein, protein MKFNVEPAIALCDEKLSIKISGVSPFGKVKISAIMSLPWAVNTAFESFAWFTADSEGNVDLSVQKPDSGTYDFADAMGLIVSMKMVKGKLEDIVKNISANNSLFIEFIAEYENDRICTKIERLFKRGDVKTQKITDGFVGELYYNSSSNNKTIVLIGGSDGNMSALSLIAAPLATYAYNVLSVAYFNAEGLSKKLAEIPLDYFDKVFQWLQKSPITSGNDFYLHGTSKGGELALLLAVRYPFIKKVAAFAPHAYCFQGLNYRNVSSWTMAGSPLPFIRLKNRLLFLNMLDCFIKNKSFGYAYTYKTGIDQAENKEEARIKIENAKADILLIAGENDNIWNSSDGCDDLMNILKRNNYSYSFNFFKYKETGHPFPLPYIIPLSVTLSMKMLPRLVFETGGTIAGNAYAQADSWRKTIEFFER, encoded by the coding sequence ATGAAGTTTAATGTTGAACCAGCAATTGCACTTTGTGATGAAAAATTAAGTATTAAAATCTCAGGTGTATCACCATTCGGAAAAGTAAAAATAAGTGCAATCATGAGTTTACCTTGGGCAGTAAATACCGCATTCGAGTCCTTTGCCTGGTTTACTGCCGACTCGGAAGGCAATGTCGACTTATCAGTGCAGAAACCTGATTCTGGCACATATGATTTTGCTGATGCCATGGGCTTGATTGTATCGATGAAAATGGTCAAAGGAAAGCTTGAGGATATTGTAAAAAACATTTCCGCGAATAACAGCCTATTCATAGAATTTATTGCTGAATATGAAAATGACAGGATATGCACCAAAATTGAACGACTATTTAAGCGTGGCGATGTCAAAACTCAAAAAATTACAGATGGCTTTGTTGGTGAATTGTATTATAACTCAAGTTCCAACAATAAAACAATTGTGCTTATAGGCGGATCGGACGGGAATATGTCAGCACTTTCTCTAATTGCCGCTCCGCTCGCTACATATGCATACAATGTTTTATCTGTAGCATACTTCAATGCTGAAGGACTATCTAAAAAGCTTGCAGAAATTCCGCTTGATTATTTTGACAAAGTGTTTCAATGGCTTCAAAAAAGCCCTATAACAAGTGGTAATGACTTTTACCTACATGGAACCTCCAAGGGCGGAGAGTTGGCATTGTTGCTTGCGGTAAGATATCCTTTTATAAAAAAGGTTGCAGCATTTGCACCGCATGCTTATTGCTTTCAAGGCCTAAACTATAGAAATGTTTCATCCTGGACAATGGCAGGAAGTCCACTGCCTTTCATTCGCCTGAAGAACCGTCTTTTATTTTTGAACATGCTGGACTGTTTTATTAAAAATAAATCTTTTGGATATGCTTATACATATAAGACTGGTATAGATCAAGCTGAAAACAAGGAAGAAGCTCGGATAAAAATTGAGAACGCAAAAGCTGACATATTATTGATTGCAGGCGAAAACGATAATATCTGGAATTCCAGTGATGGCTGTGATGATCTGATGAATATACTGAAAAGAAACAACTACAGCTACAGCTTCAACTTCTTTAAGTATAAAGAAACTGGGCATCCTTTTCCTTTACCCTATATCATCCCGTTAAGTGTAACACTGAGTATGAAGATGTTACCAAGACTGGTTTTTGAAACAGGCGGTACAATAGCTGGAAATGCATATGCACAAGCAGATTCCTGGAGAAAGACTATCGAGTTTTTTGAGAGATAG